From the Panthera leo isolate Ple1 chromosome C1, P.leo_Ple1_pat1.1, whole genome shotgun sequence genome, one window contains:
- the DNAJC6 gene encoding putative tyrosine-protein phosphatase auxilin isoform X5 — translation MTSEAFWIPDILTTTRCTICHPSLIELPSFTAGSQNAVGPLGRPPVCTTFLLCVGICIIGYYRIPKTSVLSTAWMDGQHRQFWLVLCSFSVISTLLLAQPFDCYMQSDPESDCRHPTGVFCFRYLGYMCDLLADKPYRPHFKPLTIKSITVSPVPFFNKQRNGCRPYCDVLIGETKIYTTCADFERMKEYRVQDGKIFIPLSITVQGDVVVSMYHLRSTIGSRLQAKVTNTQIFQLQFHTGFIPLETTVLKFTKPELDACDVPEKYPQLFQVTLDIELQPHDKVIDLTPPWEHYCTKDVNPSILFSSHQEHQETLVLGGQAPIDIPPDNPRHFGQGGFFSSLCWQDQKSEKSFCEEDHAALVNPESEQSDDELLTLSSPHGNASGDKQHGAKKPSKKQQEPAAPPPLEDVDLLGLEGSAVSKNFSPPVAPPTNSELLSDLFGGGGAAGAAQAGQSGVEDMFHPSGPASTQSTPRRSAPSTSASPTLRVGEGATFDPFGAPSKPSGQDLLGSFLTTSSASSDPFLQPTRSPSPTVHASSTPAVNIQPDVSGGWDWHTKPGSFGMGSKSAATSPTGSSHGTPTHQNKPQTLDPFADLGTLGSSSFASKPTTPTGLGGGFAPLSSPQKASPQPMGGGWQQGGGYNWQQTQSKPQPSMPHSSPQNRPNYNVSFSAVPGGQNERGKGSANLEGKQKAADFEDLLSGQGFNAHKDKKGPRTIAEMRKEEMAKEMDPEKLKILEWIEGKERNIRALLSTMHTVLWAGETKWKPVGMADLVTPEQVKKVYRKAVLVVHPDKATGQPYEQYAKMIFMELNDAWSEFENQGQKPLY, via the exons GTCTCAGAATGCAGTTGGCCCATTAGGCAGGCCCCCAGTCTGCACAACCTTTTTGCTGTGTGTCGGAATATGTATAATTGGCTACTACAGAATCCCAAAAACGTCTGTGTTGTCCACTGCTTG GATGGACGGGCAGCATCGTCAATTCTGGTTGGTGCTATGTTCATTTTCTGTAATCTCTACTCTACTCCTGGCCCAGCCGTTCGATTGTTATATGCAAAGCGACCCGGAATCGGACTGTCGCCATCCCACAGGAG TCTTCTGTTTCAGATACCTGGGCTATATGTGTGACCTCCTAGCAGACAAGCCCTACCGCCCTCACTTCAAGCCTCTCACGATTAAGTCCATCACTGTCAGTCCAGTCCCTTTTTTTAACAAACAGAGAAATGGATGTCGGCCTTACTGTGATGTACTGATTGGAGAAACCAAAATATATACGACCTGTGCAGATTTTGAACGAATGAA AGAATACCGTGTCCAAGATGGAAAAATCTTTATTCCCTTGAGCATCACTGTGCAAGGAGATGTGGTTGTTTCCATGTATCACTTGAGGTCAACCATTGGGAGCCGACTACAGGCTAAG GTGACCAACACCCAGATATTCCAGCTTCAGTTTCATACTGGATTCATACCACTGGAAACCACAGTTTTAAAGTTCACCAA ACCTGAATTGGACGCATGTGATGTACCAGAAAAATATCCTCAGCTATTTCAGGTGACTCTAGATATAGAACTACAGCCCCACGACAAAGTGATAGACTTAACCCCACCATGGGAACATTACTGCACGAAAGATGTCAATCCCAGCATCCTCTTCTCTTCTCACCAGGAGCATCAAGAAACTCTGGTCTTAGGAG GACAGGCTCCAATAGATATCCCTCCGGACAACCCCAGGCATTTTGGGCAAGGtggcttcttttcctctctctgttggCAAG ATCAGAAATCGGAAAAATCATTCTGTGAGGAGGACCATGCTGCCCTAGTGAATCCAGAAAGTGAGCAATCGGATGATGAACTGCTGACCCTTTCCAGTCCACATGGCAATGCTAGTGGTGACAAACAGCATGGAGCTAAAAAGCCCAGCAAAAAGCAGCAGGAGccagctgcccctccaccccttgAAGATGTGGACCTTCTGGGTCTAGAAGGATCTGCAGTGAGTAAGAACTTCTCTCCGCCAGTGGCTCCTCCCACTAATTCTGAACTGCTGAGTGACCTGTTTGGAGGTGGAGGTGCGGCGGGGGCTGCCCAGGCTGGACAGTCAGGGGTGGAAGACATGTTTCATCCGAGTGGACCTGCGTCTACCCAGTCGACACCACGCcgctctgccccctccacctctGCATCTCCAACCCTAAGAGTGGGAGAAG gtgcCACCTTTGACCCATTTGGAGCACCTTCTAAACCATCAGGTCAGGATTTGCTGGGTTCTTTTCTGACCACATCTAGTGCTTCCAGTGACCCCTTTCTTCAGCCTACAAGAAGTCCTTCACCTACAGTGCATG CGTCTAGTACACCTGCTGTGAACATTCAGCCAGATGTTTCAGGAGGCTGGGATTGGCATACCAAACCAG gaaGCTTTGGAATGGGAAGCAAGTCAGCTGCCACCAGCCCAACAGGATCCTCGCATGGCACGCCCACGCATCAAAACAAACCGCAGACTCTGGATCCTTTTGCTGACCTTGGGACTCTAG GTAGTTCTTCCTTTGCCAGCAAACCCACCACACCAACTGGACTGGGTGGAGGATTTGCGCCTCTCAGCTCACCGCAGAAGGCATCTCCGCAGCCTATGGGTGGAGGGTGGCAGCAGGGAGGTGGCTACAACTGGCAGCAGACACAGTCCAAGCCACAGCCCAGCATGCCCCACTCCTCTCCCCAGAACCGACCCAACTACAATGTGAGCTTCTCGGCCGTGCCTGGGGGGCAGAATGAACGTGGGAAAGGATCAGCTAATTTGG aagggaaacaaaaagcagCTGACTTTGAAGACCTACTTTCTGGTCAAGGTTTCAATGCACACAAAGACAAAAAGGGGCCTCGAACAATAGCtgagatgagaaaggaagaaatggctAAGGaaatggatcctgagaaattaaAG ATTCTGGAATGGATTGAAGGTAAAGAGAGAAATATCAGAGCACTTCTGTCCACGATGCACACTGTGTTGTGGGCTGGGGAGACCAAGTGGAAACCAGTTGGCATGGCTGACCTGGTAACACCTGAGCAGGTGAAAAAGGTATACAGGAAGGCTGTGCTGGTGGTGCACCCAGATAAA gCTACTGGGCAACCCTATGAACAATATGCAAAGATGATTTTTATGGAGCTCAATGATGCCTGGTCTGAGTTTGAAAACCAAGGTCAAAAGCCCTTGTATTAG